From the Bacteroidia bacterium genome, one window contains:
- a CDS encoding peptidase, which produces MTRPATIDTSPRVLLIFLDGVGIGVRDASRNPLFASPPLFLQELLDGNLPSLRSRDYEGSDALYLPLNARLGVKGLPQSGTGQSALYTGLNTARMIGQHFGPYIYSTLKPVVAQHSIFARLRNAMPQRPAALANAFPQRFFDYLEGPRKRMVAGMYAALTSDIPFRDIRSLKAGTSVSTDITAERWPHIGHPDAPVITPREAGAVLARVADEHAFTLFEYFMTDKAGHEQSFERAKHCLEQFDGLLRGVYETVDLRRTLVLVTSDHGNMEELSIKTHTRNPVPLFAFGNRKGFDFAAMQSLTDLVPEICRYVQC; this is translated from the coding sequence ATGACGCGGCCGGCGACGATTGACACATCGCCCCGCGTTCTGCTGATATTCTTAGACGGTGTCGGCATCGGGGTGCGCGACGCTTCGCGCAATCCGCTCTTCGCTTCTCCTCCCCTATTTCTCCAGGAGCTGCTTGACGGCAATCTGCCTTCGCTGCGCAGCAGGGATTATGAAGGAAGCGACGCGCTTTACCTGCCGCTGAACGCCCGACTCGGTGTAAAGGGATTGCCTCAAAGCGGAACCGGTCAATCGGCCCTGTACACGGGACTGAACACAGCCCGCATGATCGGGCAGCATTTTGGTCCCTACATCTACTCGACCCTGAAACCGGTGGTCGCGCAGCACAGCATCTTTGCGCGACTGCGCAACGCGATGCCGCAGCGACCGGCCGCGCTTGCGAACGCTTTTCCGCAGCGCTTTTTCGATTATCTCGAGGGGCCCCGCAAGCGCATGGTGGCCGGGATGTACGCGGCGCTCACTTCGGATATTCCCTTCCGCGATATCCGCTCGCTCAAAGCGGGCACCTCCGTCTCCACGGACATCACTGCCGAACGCTGGCCTCATATTGGTCACCCCGATGCGCCGGTAATTACTCCACGCGAGGCGGGCGCCGTACTTGCGCGCGTGGCCGACGAGCACGCGTTTACGCTGTTCGAATATTTCATGACGGACAAGGCCGGGCATGAGCAGAGCTTCGAACGCGCGAAGCACTGTCTCGAACAATTCGACGGACTGCTGCGGGGCGTGTACGAGACAGTGGACCTCCGTCGCACGCTTGTGCTCGTCACCAGCGACCACGGCAATATGGAAGAGCTGAGCATCAAGACGCACACGCGCAATCCTGTACCGCTGTTCGCTTTCGGCAATCGGAAGGGTTTCGATTTCGCTGCCATGCAATCGCTGACGGATCTCGTGCCGGAGATATGCAGATACGTGCAGTGTTGA
- the ftsH gene encoding ATP-dependent zinc metalloprotease FtsH translates to MRNPFSPSWHMAAPDDQGNRPPARRDGPQSGKNPDENPWARYSKVVLTWLAVILIAFVVMTFLDSKPEAPSITYSQYQRILNGEIKNLDDSMVKIVKATVYKSGLNDYVMEGALNQTIPLKTEDGRTVDASTFSVNLGAVDSEAQQVWISQGIDVTFKEKDNIWTNTLITLLPWVLIIGVWLFFMRRMQAGAAGGPKGLFSFGKSRAKMINENSIRINFSDVAGADEAKVELQEVIEFLKEPGKFQRLGGKIPRGVLLLGPPGTGKTLLARAVAGEAGVPFFSISGAEFVEMFVGVGASRVRDLFENAKKNSPCIVFIDEIDAVGRQRGAGLGGGHDEREQTLNQLLVEMDGFEQGSTVIIIAATNRPDVLDPALLRPGRFDRQIVVDRPDVKGRLGILKVHVRNIPLDPDVDLETLAKGTPGLAGAELANLVNEAALYAARRNKKSVTMLDFEEAKDKVMMGLERKSLIISEDEKRMTAYHEAGHVLVAKMIPEADPVHKVTIIPRGRALGVTTYLPIDEKHTYSKQYLEAMIAYAMGGRAAELLIFNQFTTGAGNDIERATTLARKMVCEWGMSNLGPLTFGSKQEEIFLGREISQHRDYSEKTAMAIDEEVRMIVTKGMDLASSLLNEHKEVLDRLAMALLEREILDSDEIDLILRNEPLPPKKISDNGIQDPVKKTGEDMLKIDQERAEKIRKAVEEIQRQESVQNPPQQSEGQTREGKE, encoded by the coding sequence ATGCGTAACCCATTTTCCCCCTCCTGGCACATGGCCGCACCTGACGATCAGGGAAACCGACCTCCCGCACGTCGCGATGGACCGCAATCCGGAAAAAATCCGGACGAGAATCCCTGGGCGCGCTATTCCAAGGTCGTTCTCACCTGGCTTGCGGTGATTCTTATCGCATTCGTCGTGATGACCTTCCTCGACTCCAAACCGGAGGCGCCTTCGATTACCTATTCGCAATACCAGCGTATCCTGAACGGCGAGATCAAGAATCTCGACGACTCCATGGTCAAAATCGTCAAAGCCACGGTGTACAAATCCGGCCTGAACGATTATGTGATGGAAGGTGCGCTCAATCAGACCATACCTTTGAAAACAGAGGACGGACGCACCGTGGACGCCTCCACGTTTTCCGTCAATCTCGGCGCGGTTGATTCCGAGGCGCAGCAGGTCTGGATCAGTCAGGGGATCGATGTGACCTTTAAGGAAAAGGACAATATCTGGACGAACACGCTGATCACCCTGCTCCCGTGGGTGCTCATCATTGGTGTGTGGCTGTTTTTCATGAGGCGCATGCAGGCGGGTGCAGCGGGAGGGCCCAAGGGGCTGTTCTCCTTCGGGAAGAGCCGCGCCAAGATGATCAATGAAAATTCGATCCGCATCAATTTTTCCGATGTCGCCGGAGCTGACGAGGCCAAGGTGGAATTGCAGGAAGTAATCGAGTTTCTCAAGGAACCGGGAAAATTTCAGCGTCTCGGAGGAAAAATCCCCAGGGGTGTTTTGCTCCTCGGCCCTCCGGGAACCGGAAAAACGCTGCTTGCGCGCGCCGTCGCGGGAGAAGCGGGGGTTCCCTTCTTCTCCATTTCGGGCGCGGAATTTGTCGAGATGTTTGTCGGCGTCGGAGCCAGCCGCGTACGCGATTTGTTCGAGAACGCAAAAAAGAACTCCCCCTGCATCGTCTTCATCGACGAAATTGACGCTGTCGGGCGTCAGCGCGGCGCAGGTCTCGGCGGCGGACACGACGAGCGCGAACAGACGCTGAACCAGCTTCTTGTGGAAATGGATGGCTTCGAGCAGGGGAGCACTGTCATCATTATCGCCGCAACGAACCGGCCCGACGTGCTCGATCCCGCCTTGCTGCGTCCCGGACGCTTCGACCGCCAGATCGTGGTGGATCGCCCGGACGTCAAAGGCCGTCTCGGAATCCTGAAAGTGCATGTGCGGAATATTCCGCTCGATCCCGACGTGGATCTCGAAACGCTCGCGAAGGGGACGCCGGGCCTCGCCGGTGCGGAGCTGGCCAACCTGGTCAACGAAGCCGCGCTCTACGCCGCCCGACGGAACAAGAAATCCGTTACCATGCTCGATTTCGAGGAAGCCAAAGATAAGGTTATGATGGGCCTCGAACGCAAGAGCCTCATCATATCCGAGGACGAAAAGCGGATGACCGCCTATCATGAAGCAGGCCATGTACTTGTCGCGAAAATGATACCCGAGGCGGACCCGGTGCACAAAGTCACCATCATTCCTCGCGGGCGTGCACTCGGTGTGACAACGTATCTTCCCATTGACGAAAAACACACCTATTCGAAGCAATATCTCGAAGCCATGATCGCGTACGCCATGGGTGGCCGCGCCGCAGAACTACTGATCTTCAACCAATTTACTACCGGCGCCGGAAACGATATCGAGCGGGCCACGACACTTGCGAGGAAGATGGTGTGCGAGTGGGGCATGAGCAATCTGGGGCCGCTGACGTTCGGGTCGAAGCAGGAAGAAATCTTCCTCGGACGCGAAATATCGCAGCACCGCGATTACAGCGAAAAAACGGCAATGGCTATCGACGAGGAAGTGCGGATGATCGTCACAAAAGGTATGGACCTTGCTTCGTCGCTGCTGAATGAGCACAAGGAAGTGCTTGATCGTCTTGCCATGGCGCTGCTCGAACGCGAAATATTAGACAGCGACGAAATCGATCTGATCCTCCGCAATGAACCTCTGCCACCAAAGAAAATCTCCGACAACGGCATACAGGACCCGGTGAAAAAAACGGGCGAAGATATGCTGAAAATCGATCAGGAACGCGCGGAGAAAATTCGCAAGGCCGTAGAAGAAATTCAGCGACAGGAATCGGTCCAGAATCCACCGCAGCAGAGCGAGGGCCAGACACGGGAAGGTAAGGAATGA
- the hpt gene encoding hypoxanthine phosphoribosyltransferase — protein MNFLQEHTADSVIIRDETFVPLIPAQVIQNRIRELAEEISVELNGEGGVFICVLNGAFMFFSDLVRHLGIDCEVDFIKLSSYGESRISSGNVRLIKDINCEIHGRRVFIVEDIVDTGASIDFMLRHLEKKNPASVKIVTLLHKPASTRFNVALDYVGFEIQPRFVVGYGLDYAQQGRNLPAIYVLDDEKKHI, from the coding sequence ATGAACTTTCTCCAGGAACACACCGCCGACAGCGTAATCATTCGGGACGAGACCTTTGTCCCGTTGATCCCCGCGCAGGTGATACAGAACCGGATCAGAGAACTGGCGGAGGAAATTTCCGTTGAGTTGAACGGCGAAGGCGGGGTGTTCATCTGTGTGCTCAATGGCGCATTCATGTTTTTCTCCGATCTGGTCCGGCATCTGGGAATCGACTGCGAGGTGGACTTCATCAAACTGTCGAGTTACGGTGAGAGCAGGATTTCATCCGGAAACGTCCGTCTTATCAAGGACATAAACTGCGAAATCCATGGTCGAAGGGTGTTTATAGTCGAGGATATCGTTGATACCGGTGCTTCCATCGATTTTATGTTGCGTCACCTGGAGAAAAAGAACCCTGCGTCAGTGAAAATTGTTACCTTACTGCATAAGCCGGCCAGCACGCGTTTCAATGTCGCGCTTGATTATGTCGGTTTCGAGATTCAGCCACGCTTTGTCGTGGGCTATGGTCTGGATTATGCGCAGCAGGGGCGCAATCTTCCTGCGATCTACGTTCTCGATGACGAGAAAAAACACATTTAG
- a CDS encoding HD domain-containing protein, with product MQEALPHYNQTQYTREELIEDVSTRVDPVELTTILGAFEMATHVHAFQVRNDGAHYFWHLSRVARIIIRELEYINADVISAALLHDVLEDSDIITAEVLKFNFSPYISYIVEVLTKNLRLTGAQREEEDTRYIERLRFSSLDCKIIKFAERLDNYRCLEFGVKRNPFRYIEETEQYYYPMAQQEQNLLLLRIVTEMDMIKRKLFS from the coding sequence ATGCAGGAAGCATTACCACACTATAACCAAACCCAGTACACCCGCGAGGAGTTGATAGAGGACGTCAGTACCCGCGTGGATCCCGTGGAGCTGACTACCATTCTCGGCGCGTTCGAAATGGCCACGCATGTGCATGCTTTTCAGGTGCGTAACGACGGTGCGCACTATTTCTGGCATTTGTCACGCGTCGCCCGTATCATCATCCGTGAGCTCGAGTATATCAATGCCGATGTCATCTCCGCCGCGCTGCTGCACGATGTACTCGAAGATTCGGACATCATCACTGCAGAAGTACTCAAATTCAATTTCAGCCCGTACATTTCCTACATCGTGGAAGTACTGACGAAAAACCTTCGCCTCACCGGTGCGCAACGGGAAGAGGAGGACACACGGTATATAGAACGACTGCGTTTCAGCAGTCTCGACTGTAAAATTATCAAATTCGCCGAACGCCTGGACAACTATCGCTGCCTGGAATTCGGCGTCAAGCGCAATCCCTTCCGTTACATCGAGGAAACCGAACAGTACTACTATCCCATGGCACAACAGGAGCAAAATCTGCTTCTCCTGCGCATCGTCACGGAGATGGATATGATTAAACGAAAGTTGTTTTCGTGA
- the tilS gene encoding tRNA lysidine(34) synthetase TilS: MSTNTLLSMCVRALGSQGVLKRGASFVVAASGGMDSTVLCHIMRQAARRWKLRLCFAYIHHGLRTEADGEADFVRQLAERMDAEFRCAHIDVRREMEQSGASLQDVARRLRYDALEKIRSDIGAIAVLTAHHADDQAETLLAHFLRGSGVRGLVGIRPLLGTVARPLLGAARGDVLAYAREHELTWMDDASNAKDTYRRNAIRHHVIPQIEQHVNPGLRHTLGDTAHVFSALDAYLHAQAEALHRRSVTTDAYGDVSLAVPVLKGYFEFERMLLFRVLIAEMRGSEPSFDEVRAVENVLKATAGRFVDLGKECRIIRESDSVVFSRKTSLPAAIAVVPGQRVRYGPFILSSQTHAYPPALSAETSREVIDLDRTGREWQLGPWRDEDTFTPFGTAESRRVSDFLASAGYSLRERRRIPVLRGANGIIWICGVRLDAHAALTPHTSTTAIVEYFPELLQ; the protein is encoded by the coding sequence GTGAGCACGAACACGCTCCTCTCGATGTGTGTACGCGCACTGGGTTCCCAGGGCGTACTCAAGCGCGGTGCTTCCTTCGTCGTCGCCGCCAGCGGCGGGATGGACTCGACAGTGCTCTGTCATATCATGCGGCAAGCCGCACGCCGATGGAAGCTCCGCCTCTGCTTCGCCTACATTCATCACGGTCTGCGCACCGAGGCCGATGGGGAGGCGGATTTCGTCCGTCAATTAGCCGAACGCATGGATGCGGAATTCCGCTGCGCGCACATTGATGTGCGGCGTGAAATGGAGCAATCGGGCGCGTCTCTGCAGGATGTCGCTCGCCGGCTTCGCTACGACGCACTCGAGAAAATCCGTTCCGATATCGGTGCAATCGCTGTGCTGACGGCACATCATGCGGATGATCAGGCCGAAACTCTGTTGGCGCATTTTCTGCGGGGCAGCGGCGTCCGCGGACTCGTGGGCATCAGACCGCTCCTCGGCACCGTGGCGCGCCCTCTGCTCGGGGCTGCCCGCGGCGATGTACTGGCCTATGCGCGGGAGCATGAGCTGACATGGATGGATGATGCATCCAACGCCAAGGACACGTACCGGCGTAATGCCATCCGCCACCATGTGATTCCGCAAATCGAGCAGCACGTCAATCCCGGCCTCCGTCATACTCTGGGAGATACAGCCCACGTTTTTTCTGCATTGGATGCTTACCTACATGCACAGGCGGAGGCACTGCACCGACGATCCGTGACGACGGACGCGTACGGAGACGTTTCCCTTGCGGTTCCAGTACTGAAAGGGTATTTTGAATTTGAGCGTATGCTGCTTTTTCGGGTGCTGATTGCAGAAATGCGCGGAAGCGAGCCCTCCTTCGACGAGGTACGCGCCGTGGAGAATGTTCTGAAGGCCACCGCGGGTCGGTTTGTGGACCTCGGGAAGGAATGCAGGATCATTCGTGAAAGCGACAGCGTGGTGTTTTCCCGTAAGACGTCGCTCCCCGCTGCCATTGCAGTCGTCCCGGGCCAACGCGTACGATATGGACCTTTTATCCTGTCGTCACAGACGCACGCTTACCCGCCCGCTCTGTCGGCGGAGACATCACGCGAGGTCATCGATCTCGATCGTACGGGGCGAGAGTGGCAACTAGGCCCCTGGAGGGATGAAGATACATTCACTCCCTTCGGAACAGCAGAAAGCAGACGCGTGAGCGATTTTCTCGCATCCGCGGGATACTCCCTCCGGGAACGCCGCCGCATCCCCGTGTTACGCGGCGCCAATGGCATTATCTGGATTTGCGGGGTGCGACTTGACGCGCATGCAGCGCTGACTCCCCACACATCCACCACAGCAATTGTTGAGTACTTTCCGGAACTTCTGCAATGA
- a CDS encoding DUF4837 family protein, with translation MKYSLLATTLGVAILLSACGLESKDTALGEYDVITIVCDSADYNELEDVIENAFASPIFTPQPERWFRLQRLDLGDLLDRKRERNIVIIAPMDAKNSTGDYMRSALDSAVRGLVKEGKENVFVQKDLWYRGQTVMHLTARTMTELRDFMAANASRLEYYFKSAWDDFERKRMLGLSREETIEEQLLEEHAFSLAVIQDWFVAKDSSDIGCVLLRRQSPVDTERWLLVHWIDTDNTALLTNDFAFATRNRLTEILYRTYNDSAWVVIDSANYLQFDEVNFQGRFAIRMKGLWRMNDYSMGGPFTSYLFYEETQKRIYFIDGAAFAPKYEKKKLIQDLDVMISTFKPGSASSGPA, from the coding sequence ATGAAATATTCGCTTCTCGCAACGACACTCGGCGTTGCCATTTTGCTCTCCGCCTGCGGTCTCGAGAGTAAAGACACAGCGCTGGGTGAGTATGACGTGATCACCATCGTCTGCGACAGTGCCGATTACAACGAGCTGGAAGACGTGATAGAAAACGCTTTCGCGTCGCCGATATTCACCCCGCAGCCGGAGCGCTGGTTCCGCTTGCAGCGGCTCGATTTGGGTGATCTGCTGGACCGCAAACGGGAGCGCAACATCGTGATCATTGCGCCGATGGACGCAAAGAATTCCACCGGGGATTACATGCGCAGCGCACTCGACTCCGCGGTGCGCGGTCTGGTCAAAGAGGGGAAGGAAAACGTCTTCGTCCAGAAAGATTTATGGTACCGCGGTCAAACCGTCATGCATCTCACCGCGCGCACGATGACGGAACTGCGGGATTTCATGGCCGCCAATGCCAGCCGTCTCGAGTACTATTTCAAATCCGCCTGGGACGATTTCGAGCGCAAGCGCATGTTGGGGTTGTCGCGCGAGGAGACGATCGAGGAGCAGCTTCTTGAAGAGCATGCGTTCTCCCTTGCCGTTATTCAGGACTGGTTTGTCGCGAAAGACAGCAGCGACATCGGCTGCGTGTTGCTCCGGCGGCAGTCTCCTGTGGATACCGAACGCTGGCTGCTTGTGCACTGGATAGATACCGACAACACCGCGCTTCTGACGAATGATTTCGCCTTCGCAACGAGAAATCGTCTGACGGAAATACTCTACCGTACCTACAACGATTCCGCCTGGGTCGTCATCGACAGTGCGAATTATCTGCAGTTCGACGAAGTGAATTTTCAGGGTCGTTTTGCCATACGGATGAAGGGTCTGTGGCGGATGAACGATTATTCCATGGGCGGACCTTTCACGAGTTACCTCTTTTATGAAGAGACGCAGAAACGCATCTACTTCATCGATGGCGCTGCCTTCGCTCCGAAATACGAGAAGAAGAAGCTTATACAGGACCTGGACGTCATGATCTCCACTTTCAAGCCCGGGTCCGCATCCTCCGGGCCGGCGTAA
- a CDS encoding dolichol kinase translates to MTADSSASGVSGGESVSFRSELLRKSIHMTSLSIPVAYAMISKDLALLILIPMTAAFLIADVLRTFHAPSFRLYERIFGHMLRAHEKTQEKKTLNGATWVLISATFCVLVFPKLITITAFAILIISDTVAALIGRRFGTKKYRGKTLEGSSAFVLSAIIVILFTPKLTHSPGEYAIAIVSAVIGAIAEVFSFDIIDDNFAIPVAIGSALWLLYLVVFPELNVYSLDG, encoded by the coding sequence ATGACGGCGGATTCGTCCGCAAGCGGTGTATCCGGCGGCGAATCCGTGTCTTTTCGGTCGGAGCTGCTCCGCAAGAGTATTCACATGACCTCGCTGTCCATCCCGGTGGCCTATGCGATGATCAGCAAAGACCTCGCGCTGCTGATACTCATTCCGATGACGGCGGCCTTTCTCATCGCGGACGTCCTCCGGACCTTTCATGCACCGAGCTTCCGGCTCTATGAGCGTATTTTCGGGCACATGCTGCGGGCGCATGAAAAAACACAGGAAAAAAAGACGCTCAACGGCGCCACATGGGTACTCATTTCAGCGACCTTCTGTGTGCTCGTCTTCCCCAAGCTGATTACCATTACGGCGTTCGCCATTCTGATCATTTCGGATACCGTCGCCGCACTCATAGGCCGGCGTTTCGGGACGAAAAAATACCGCGGGAAAACATTGGAAGGCTCGTCGGCGTTCGTGCTTTCGGCCATCATCGTCATTCTTTTCACGCCCAAACTGACGCACTCGCCCGGTGAATATGCCATAGCGATCGTCTCCGCTGTCATCGGCGCCATCGCCGAGGTGTTTTCCTTCGACATCATTGATGATAACTTCGCCATTCCCGTCGCCATTGGTTCGGCGCTTTGGCTGTTGTACCTTGTGGTATTCCCTGAACTGAACGTCTATTCTCTGGACGGCTGA
- a CDS encoding T9SS type A sorting domain-containing protein yields the protein MLDSLFVVSWDEGAMYRVLKMDYLDVVSEIPSALDQIPMLKNSGNPFGGPYYKLSAVNDSVFLISGRGGRIYSFLHSFDSVVCVDSMAIQGSWSALDLYRDTIVVVSSESHDARFYYVDGVGRISQSATIEIDRAVSSVYDVFLRHGNLYWTDGAFWYVLLRTPERFKLAPGIAEDWTLRETKPLFGKNLVIIVGCVNDEFWVYDQELNLLCNQSPVVSPGALASGIFGDKVFTANSGGISTWIRDTTTTSIASPSLSTRRSWIEVWPNPSSSGMITVRSDQTTTALDLYDETGRIVFRAWQAGTGVTIIPTAFLPPGIYFINAHTEEGTITERVVLLGTK from the coding sequence ATGCTTGATTCTCTGTTCGTCGTGAGCTGGGACGAGGGCGCAATGTATCGTGTACTCAAAATGGACTATCTTGATGTTGTATCCGAGATACCCTCCGCATTGGATCAGATCCCGATGCTCAAGAACTCCGGAAATCCTTTCGGTGGTCCGTATTATAAATTATCTGCCGTGAATGACAGCGTTTTTCTGATTAGCGGAAGAGGAGGGAGAATCTATAGTTTCCTCCACAGTTTTGATTCTGTTGTTTGCGTAGACTCAATGGCAATTCAAGGATCGTGGTCGGCTCTGGATTTGTATCGAGATACCATCGTCGTGGTATCATCTGAGTCTCATGATGCCCGTTTCTATTATGTCGACGGGGTAGGGAGGATTTCCCAATCTGCAACGATCGAAATCGATAGAGCTGTATCATCTGTTTATGATGTATTCTTGCGTCACGGTAACCTTTATTGGACCGATGGAGCATTTTGGTATGTTCTACTGAGAACTCCCGAAAGGTTCAAACTCGCACCCGGCATTGCCGAGGATTGGACCTTACGGGAGACGAAACCGCTGTTCGGGAAAAATCTGGTAATCATAGTCGGTTGCGTAAATGATGAGTTTTGGGTTTATGATCAGGAATTGAACCTGCTCTGCAACCAAAGCCCGGTTGTCTCACCAGGTGCTCTGGCGAGCGGTATTTTTGGCGACAAGGTGTTCACAGCCAACTCGGGAGGCATTTCGACATGGATACGTGACACGACCACCACATCCATTGCCTCGCCTTCTCTCTCAACTCGCCGCTCTTGGATAGAAGTATGGCCCAATCCCTCGTCCAGCGGTATGATCACAGTACGCAGCGATCAGACCACCACAGCCCTCGACCTTTATGATGAGACTGGACGCATCGTCTTTCGAGCATGGCAAGCAGGTACCGGCGTAACTATTATCCCCACCGCCTTCCTGCCGCCAGGCATCTATTTCATCAACGCACATACGGAAGAAGGTACGATCACGGAACGGGTGGTGTTGCTAGGCACTAAGTGA
- the dtd gene encoding D-aminoacyl-tRNA deacylase, translating to MRLLIQRVSQAKVTVDGRITGSIGRGLLVLAGVRHGDGEAEAAYLASRTAQLRIFNDGEGKMNLSVQDIGGEILVVSQFTLHADTRKGNRPSYGHAAEPILAERLYDHYVHELRRLLGVERIGTGEFAAMMDVELVNDGPVTVMLKSKNEYHDAAGDD from the coding sequence ATGCGCCTCCTCATACAACGCGTATCGCAAGCGAAAGTAACGGTTGACGGCCGGATCACAGGGTCAATCGGCAGAGGACTGCTCGTGCTGGCGGGGGTAAGGCATGGAGACGGAGAGGCCGAGGCTGCGTACCTGGCGTCGCGGACGGCGCAACTGCGCATTTTCAATGACGGCGAAGGAAAGATGAATCTCTCGGTGCAGGACATCGGCGGGGAGATTCTTGTCGTGTCGCAGTTCACGCTGCACGCGGACACGCGCAAGGGCAACCGGCCGAGCTACGGGCATGCGGCCGAGCCCATCCTAGCGGAGCGCCTGTACGATCATTACGTCCATGAACTGCGGCGGCTTCTCGGCGTGGAAAGAATAGGGACCGGGGAATTCGCCGCAATGATGGATGTGGAGTTGGTCAACGATGGTCCCGTCACCGTCATGCTGAAAAGCAAGAACGAGTATCATGACGCGGCCGGCGACGATTGA
- a CDS encoding flippase-like domain-containing protein, translating to MGERGRHLLLWAGKCVLASLLLYLLIHNVDAAAIARAWSGANPWYIAAALLLLPLNLWLQYRKWAVMLRRVYPDIPVGDVRGSLLIGFTFGLVTPARIGEFGGRAVAVRGAKPSVLMGLTAADKLSTMAVTVGVGLPGVLLYGLLYPFMDRVLLLAVFSGTVAMGLLVIGILVQLRGRIRNAEHWVGRTYRRITMVVQALDASTVRIMLWLSVLFYLTFLAQFFLLLSAFGPVSLFSALAGISTIMLIKTIVPPITLGELGIREGTAVLVLAPIGVLAAAAFNASLLLFVVNLLIPALIGVPLLVRTRRTAQRSS from the coding sequence ATGGGAGAGCGCGGGCGTCACTTGCTGCTATGGGCGGGAAAATGTGTTCTCGCCTCACTGTTGTTGTATCTGCTGATACACAATGTTGACGCAGCCGCTATTGCACGTGCCTGGTCGGGCGCAAACCCCTGGTATATCGCTGCCGCGCTACTGCTGCTTCCGCTGAATTTGTGGTTGCAGTATCGGAAGTGGGCAGTGATGCTGCGCCGGGTCTATCCCGATATTCCCGTTGGCGACGTTCGGGGTTCGCTGCTCATCGGCTTCACCTTCGGTCTCGTTACACCGGCGCGCATCGGCGAGTTCGGCGGTCGTGCTGTTGCGGTACGTGGCGCCAAACCGTCGGTTCTTATGGGTTTGACGGCAGCGGACAAGCTGTCGACGATGGCGGTGACGGTGGGTGTCGGGTTGCCGGGTGTACTGTTGTACGGCTTGCTGTACCCCTTCATGGACAGGGTGCTGCTGCTTGCCGTGTTCTCCGGTACAGTCGCGATGGGGCTTCTTGTCATCGGCATCCTGGTACAACTGCGCGGCAGGATCCGGAATGCGGAGCACTGGGTCGGCCGGACCTACCGGCGCATAACAATGGTGGTGCAGGCATTGGATGCATCCACGGTCAGGATCATGCTGTGGCTGTCTGTCCTGTTCTATCTCACTTTTCTCGCGCAGTTTTTTCTGCTGCTCTCAGCGTTTGGTCCGGTGAGCCTGTTCTCCGCCCTTGCCGGAATAAGCACGATCATGCTCATCAAAACCATCGTTCCTCCCATCACTCTGGGCGAACTCGGCATACGCGAGGGCACCGCGGTGCTTGTACTTGCACCCATCGGTGTACTGGCCGCAGCCGCTTTCAACGCGTCGCTGCTGTTGTTCGTGGTCAATCTTCTCATACCCGCACTAATCGGTGTGCCGCTGCTTGTGCGCACCCGGCGGACCGCACAACGCTCCTCTTGA